A single region of the Streptomyces sp. NBC_01803 genome encodes:
- a CDS encoding ATP-binding protein encodes MAVPVLPIVEEPHLVAWDLTARPCEIGQWRDTTADVLKRWDAAPDAIDFACLGVTELLVNVGQHAGDPRCRLVIRRRQGSLYLLVRDRSAVLPVLSEPDWTATSGRGLWLLREMAGALGCLLTSAPGKWVWVRYDAPGAFVSEQLRPRVRQINAASVANLLSKGGGQ; translated from the coding sequence ATGGCAGTGCCCGTACTTCCCATCGTTGAGGAACCCCATCTCGTCGCCTGGGACTTGACGGCCCGGCCCTGCGAGATAGGGCAGTGGCGTGACACCACCGCCGACGTGCTCAAGCGGTGGGACGCGGCCCCCGACGCCATCGACTTCGCGTGCCTCGGCGTTACCGAGCTGCTGGTCAACGTGGGGCAGCACGCCGGTGATCCACGGTGCCGTCTCGTCATCCGGCGGCGTCAGGGCTCGTTGTACCTCCTCGTCAGGGATCGGTCGGCCGTTCTGCCGGTCCTGAGCGAGCCGGACTGGACCGCCACCAGCGGGCGCGGGCTGTGGCTGTTGCGGGAGATGGCCGGGGCGCTCGGTTGCCTCTTGACCTCCGCGCCCGGCAAGTGGGTGTGGGTCCGCTATGACGCGCCGGGCGCGTTCGTGTCCGAGCAGCTTCGTCCGCGTGTACGCCAAATCAACGCGGCGAGTGTCGCCAACCTCCTGAGCAAGGGCGGTGGCCAGTGA
- a CDS encoding helix-turn-helix domain-containing protein gives MAVVSSSSPLTARRKLGAELRLLRDGTGLTAEEVGGHLGCHGSKVSRVELGKRTCTRKDFDALMELYEVDDTKREVLAELFKRGRQRVPPWWHIYNDVISANYSEFLSYEAEAAEGREYQPLLIPGLLQSADYARAVTGSSYVALGPDQVDSLVEVRLRRQERLREKDPLVFDGIVTEAALRIEVGGAAVMRAQLRKLVEVMSLPNVNLRVIPFKAGEKGASTGAFILFSSATDAAPDVAFTESAENTTSLRDEPIALRRLNRMFNNLSAAALSTEDSVELLRRIEKELV, from the coding sequence ATGGCAGTTGTCTCAAGCAGCAGCCCTCTCACGGCACGAAGGAAGCTGGGGGCGGAGCTGCGACTGCTGCGCGATGGCACAGGGCTGACTGCGGAGGAGGTGGGCGGCCACCTGGGCTGTCATGGCTCCAAGGTCAGCCGCGTCGAACTCGGCAAGAGGACCTGCACACGCAAGGACTTCGACGCGCTCATGGAGCTGTACGAGGTTGACGACACGAAGCGGGAGGTCCTCGCTGAACTCTTCAAGCGAGGTAGGCAGCGGGTGCCACCGTGGTGGCACATCTACAACGACGTGATCAGCGCGAACTACAGCGAGTTCCTGTCCTACGAGGCCGAGGCCGCCGAAGGACGTGAGTACCAGCCTCTCTTGATCCCCGGGCTGCTCCAAAGCGCGGACTACGCCCGTGCCGTTACGGGCAGCAGCTACGTTGCCCTGGGGCCCGATCAAGTCGACAGCCTGGTGGAGGTCCGCCTGCGCCGACAAGAAAGGCTGCGTGAGAAGGATCCGCTGGTCTTCGACGGGATCGTGACCGAAGCAGCGCTCCGCATCGAGGTAGGCGGAGCAGCCGTGATGCGGGCCCAGCTCAGGAAGTTGGTGGAGGTCATGTCGCTACCCAACGTGAACCTTCGGGTCATCCCGTTCAAAGCGGGTGAGAAGGGTGCCAGCACGGGAGCCTTCATCCTGTTCTCCTCAGCGACGGATGCCGCCCCCGACGTCGCCTTCACCGAGTCCGCCGAGAACACGACGAGTCTCCGCGACGAGCCCATCGCGCTACGGCGTCTGAACAGGATGTTCAACAACTTGTCCGCCGCCGCTCTCTCGACGGAAGATAGCGTTGAGCTGCTACGACGTATCGAGAAAGAGCTGGTCTGA
- a CDS encoding DUF397 domain-containing protein yields the protein MSEPTGLNTVALADAGWRTSSYTAGNGNCVEVADGIPGIIPVRDTKTRTGPTLVIPTRAWNTFIACVKANDLLPA from the coding sequence ATGAGCGAGCCGACGGGCCTGAACACGGTTGCACTTGCCGATGCCGGGTGGCGCACGAGCAGCTACACGGCCGGCAACGGCAACTGCGTCGAGGTCGCAGACGGCATCCCCGGCATCATCCCCGTCCGCGACACGAAAACCCGCACCGGCCCCACCCTGGTCATTCCCACTCGTGCTTGGAACACGTTCATCGCCTGCGTCAAGGCCAACGACCTGCTGCCTGCCTGA
- a CDS encoding putative baseplate assembly protein, whose translation MPGQSFRVARPPVVLDEEPFVVELADERGWVEWTRVDHFAHSTVRDRHFTLDPNSGQVDFGPAVRERDGTVRGYGVLPPKGATVRVRSYRTGGGRRGNVARGALRVLRSSLPFVARVENRRPALGGVDGETVEEARRRGPMTLRTLSRAVVPGDYERLAREVAPDAARVCCVPAGEERGGDVTGDPAEAGGVRLLVVPTGRSDEQGRVRFEELMPPEATLKRISRHLDERRPIGARVLVAPPYYQGVTVVASVRPERGATAERLRDAALAALYGYFNPLTGGPDGEGWPFGRPVHSGEVFAVLQQVPGVDLAEDVRLFPADPVTGQRAEATTRIDLDRHALVFSYEHQLRVRQD comes from the coding sequence ATGCCGGGACAGAGCTTCCGCGTCGCCCGGCCGCCGGTGGTGCTGGACGAGGAGCCGTTCGTCGTGGAACTGGCCGATGAGAGGGGCTGGGTGGAGTGGACGCGGGTGGACCACTTCGCCCATTCCACGGTGCGCGACCGGCACTTCACCCTCGACCCCAACTCCGGCCAGGTCGACTTCGGCCCGGCGGTCCGCGAGCGGGACGGCACCGTGCGGGGCTACGGCGTGCTGCCGCCGAAAGGTGCCACGGTCCGGGTGCGGAGCTACCGCACGGGCGGCGGGCGCCGGGGCAACGTGGCGCGGGGCGCGCTGCGGGTGCTGCGCAGTTCCCTGCCGTTCGTGGCGCGGGTGGAGAACCGCCGTCCGGCGCTGGGCGGCGTCGACGGCGAGACCGTGGAGGAGGCGCGCCGACGCGGGCCGATGACGCTGCGGACCCTGTCCCGGGCCGTCGTGCCGGGGGATTACGAGCGGCTCGCCCGGGAGGTCGCGCCGGATGCCGCCCGGGTCTGCTGTGTGCCGGCGGGTGAGGAGCGGGGTGGCGACGTCACCGGGGACCCGGCCGAGGCGGGCGGGGTGCGGCTGCTGGTGGTGCCGACCGGCCGCAGCGACGAGCAGGGGCGGGTCCGGTTCGAGGAGCTGATGCCGCCGGAGGCCACGCTGAAGAGGATCTCGCGGCATCTGGACGAGCGGCGCCCGATCGGGGCCCGGGTGCTGGTGGCGCCGCCGTACTACCAGGGGGTGACCGTCGTCGCCTCGGTCCGCCCGGAGCGCGGTGCCACCGCCGAGCGGCTGCGCGACGCGGCACTGGCCGCCCTGTACGGGTACTTCAACCCGCTGACCGGCGGCCCGGACGGGGAGGGCTGGCCGTTCGGGCGTCCGGTGCACTCGGGTGAGGTGTTCGCGGTGCTCCAGCAGGTGCCCGGCGTGGATCTGGCCGAGGACGTGCGGCTGTTCCCGGCGGATCCGGTGACGGGGCAGCGGGCGGAGGCGACGACCAGGATCGATCTGGACCGGCACGCGCTGGTGTTCAGTTACGAGCACCAGCTCCGGGTGAGGCAGGACTGA
- a CDS encoding phage tail protein: MRALVPGLPTPHPLIQRLPAVYGDQDFLRRFLEALDEVLAPVLLTLDNLPAYLHPRTAPEDFVAWLAEWVSVEVDADRPATQRRAVVSGAVVRHRRRGTRLGLAAAVRVETGTEPEIEESGSTAWSASPAAELPGSAQPWVRVRLRVPEPEAVDRVRLEGLIAAEVPAHVTYRVEILPPAEATGGGGAP; encoded by the coding sequence ATGCGCGCACTCGTTCCCGGGCTGCCGACGCCCCATCCGCTGATCCAGCGGCTCCCCGCCGTCTACGGGGATCAGGACTTCCTCCGCCGTTTCCTGGAGGCCCTGGACGAGGTGCTGGCGCCGGTGCTGCTCACGCTGGACAACCTTCCCGCGTACCTCCATCCGCGCACCGCGCCGGAGGACTTCGTCGCGTGGCTGGCCGAGTGGGTCTCGGTCGAGGTGGACGCCGACCGCCCGGCCACCCAGCGCCGGGCGGTCGTCTCCGGTGCCGTCGTCCGGCACCGGCGGCGGGGCACCCGGCTGGGACTGGCCGCGGCGGTGCGGGTCGAGACCGGGACCGAGCCGGAGATCGAGGAGAGCGGGAGCACGGCGTGGTCGGCGTCCCCGGCGGCCGAGTTGCCCGGATCGGCACAGCCGTGGGTGCGGGTCCGGCTGCGGGTGCCCGAGCCGGAGGCCGTCGACCGGGTGCGGCTGGAGGGACTGATCGCCGCCGAGGTGCCCGCCCATGTCACGTACCGGGTGGAGATCCTTCCCCCGGCGGAGGCGACGGGCGGCGGTGGTGCGCCGTGA